The following proteins come from a genomic window of Liolophura sinensis isolate JHLJ2023 chromosome 13, CUHK_Ljap_v2, whole genome shotgun sequence:
- the LOC135480893 gene encoding choline transporter-like protein 2, whose product MTFLFTGYPTPYDPTFKGPIKNRSCTDVICCILFFIFLAGMVACSALGFIHGNPIQLIYPTDSEGNICGTGSKKNQPNLFFFDLLKCYQSGPGVAVQGCPTPQICVRECPSSYYVYVESLISNNKSELICKDSVDVTTTTKDINALVLDEDCAAYTVPSSPVLGRCVPSIFSDLVDLAATLSTNNKTLENAEGTPITGELLQTSSKFLAYFMSAAEFGERIFKDILDSWWLILVFLTLTMFLSFIWIVLLRWIAGIIVWVSIFAVLGGLGFCETLFFHSLLIRNAFTHISYMCLIFTTLAMETERVYYTVTQYLTLRDHPEYSGLPVVFTINLAYYINLKETWLGLAIISSIVLVILVLMLVFLCGRIRMAVELIKEGSRAIGKMMSTLFFPLFPFILQLAVIAYWVVSAVYIASMGSPQSYTNGTNTTDDGGLTYYIKRIPCEDTGNAHVSDICSFVKYGGDKYTVYLEIYMLFMFFWCLNFVIALGQMTLAGAFASYYWAWEKPRDIPTFPLMSALWRCFRFHFGSLAFGSLLVAIVQLVRVFLEYLDSKLKGSENGAAKFVAKCLKCCFWCLEKLIKFINKNAYILIAVYGKNFCTSAKNAFLLIMRNIVRTVVLDRVADFVLFLSKIFVTAAAFVGAFFWFQGRVPFFREYVPNLNYYWTPIVLVGIGAFMIATCFFSVYDMAVDTLFLCFLEDLERHDGSEEKPYYMSKGLMNLLGKENSGRAAAER is encoded by the exons GTCCTGTACGGATGTCATCTGCTGCATTCTGTTCTTTATTTTCCTAGCGGGAATGGTTGCCTGTTCAGCTTTGG ggTTTATCCATGGTAACCCAATTCAGCTGATCTATCCGACAGATTCCGAAGGTAACATCTGTGGTACCGGAAGCAAAAA gaacCAGCcgaatttgtttttctttgacctGCTTAAATGTTACCAGTCTGGCCCGGGGGTGGCTGTACAAGGATGCCCCACCCCTCAG ATCTGCGTCAGGGAGTGTCCCAGTTCGTATTACGTCTATGTGGAATCTCTGATCTCCAACAACAAGAGTGAGCTGATCTGCAAAGACAGTGTggatgttacaacaacaacg AAGGACATCAACGCGTTGGTGCTTGATGAAGATTGTGCTGCTTACACTGTACCATCAAGCCCAG TGCTTGGTCGGTGTGTACCGTCAATATTCTCCGACTTGGTGGATCTTGCTGCTACTCTATCCACCAACAACAAGACATTAGAGAACGCCGAGGGCACGCCCATCACAGGAGAACTCCTGCAGACCTCCAGCAA ATTCTTGGCGTACTTTATGAGTGCTGCAGAGTTTGGTGAAAGgatttttaaagacattttggATTCCTGGTGGCTTATTCTAGT ATTCCTGACCTTGACGATGTTTTTGTCCTTCATCTGGATCGTTTTGCTGAGATGGATCGCCGGTATCATTGTCTGGGTCTCCATTTTCGCTGTCCTCGGGGGTCTTGGATTCTGTGAGACATTGTTCTTTCATTCTCTTCTGATCAGAAATGCGTTTACTCACATTTCATATATGTGTCTTATATTTACAACACTTGCAATGGAAACTGAAC GTGTTTATTACACAGTCACGCAATATTTGACGTTACGTGATCACCCAGAATACAGCGGACTTCCGGTTGTGTTCACTATCAACTTGGCGTACTATATAAACTTAAAGGAAACATGGCTGGGGTTGG CCATTATCTCGTCAATCGTCCTCGTCATTCTCGTACTGATGCTTGTCTTTCTGTGTGGAAGGATTAGAATGGCGGTGGAGCTCATCAAAGAAGGGAGCAG AGCCATCGGTAAAATGATGTCCACGCTCTTCTTTCCACTATTTCCATTCATTCTTCAACTGGCAGTTATTGCTTACTGGGTCGTATCAGCTGT ATACATTGCCTCGATGGGATCCCCACAATCTTATACCAATGGTACAAATACGACGGATGACGGAGGCCTCACTTATTATATCAAGAGGATCCCTTGTGAAGATACC GGAAATGCTCATGTATCCGACATCTGCAGCTTCGTGAAATATGGCGGAGACAA GTACACGGTTTACCTGGAGATCTACATGCTGTTCATGTTCTTCTGGTGCCTGAATTTCGTCATCGCGCTTGGTCAGATGACATTGGCTGGAGCCTTCGCCTCCTATTACTGGGCCTGGGAAAAACCCCGAGACATCCCAACATTCCCTCTCATGTCGGCACTGTGGCGGTGTTTCCGGTTTCACTTTGGTTCCCTGGCGTTTGGATCCCTGTTGGTGGCCATTGTTCAACTGGTCCGAGTATTCTTGGAGTATTTAGACTCAAAGCTGAAAGGAAGTGAAAACGGAGCTGCCAAATTTGTTGCCAA GTGTTTAAAATGCTGTTTCTGGTGCCTGGAGAAACTGATCAAATTCATCAACAAAAATGCCTACATTCTCATAGCAGTATATGGAAAGAATTTCTGCACATCTGCAAAGAACGCATTTTTGCTGATTATGAGAAATATAGTGCG cacGGTTGTCTTGGACAGAGTTGCAGATTTTGTTCTGTTCCTTAGCAAAATATTTGTTACAGCGGCCGCTT TTGTCGGCGCATTTTTCTGGTTCCAAGGTCGCGTGCCGTTTTTCCGGGAATACGTCCCCAATCTGAATTACTACTGGACGCCCATTGTT TTGGTCGGGATCGGTGCCTTTATGATTGCCACGTGCTTCTTCAGTGTCTACGACATGGCAGTGGACACCCTTTTCCTCTGTTTTC TGGAAGACTTAGAGAGGCACGATGGGTCAGAAGAGAAGCCTTACTACATGAGCAAAGGTTTGATGAATTTGTTAGGGAAGGAAAACAGTGGCCGAGCAGCTGCCGAGAGATGA